From Quadrisphaera sp. DSM 44207, the proteins below share one genomic window:
- a CDS encoding SAV_6107 family HEPN domain-containing protein — protein MAGAAELIGRASAGLREAGAAQAPSDRFVTAHLAALRAGAAVLAVRGVRAGRRRRPVNVWEELAEVAPELAAPAARFAAAAPRRAAVEAGRPDAVTAADADRHVRDAEAFTALAADLIGARAAVRLPTAS, from the coding sequence GTGGCCGGCGCCGCCGAGCTGATCGGGCGCGCGTCCGCCGGTCTGCGCGAGGCCGGCGCGGCGCAGGCGCCCAGCGACCGCTTCGTGACCGCCCACCTGGCCGCCCTGCGCGCCGGTGCCGCCGTCCTCGCCGTCCGGGGCGTGCGGGCCGGGCGCCGGCGCCGTCCGGTCAACGTGTGGGAGGAGCTGGCCGAGGTCGCTCCCGAGCTGGCCGCGCCCGCCGCCCGCTTCGCGGCCGCCGCCCCGCGCCGCGCCGCCGTGGAGGCGGGGCGACCGGACGCCGTGACGGCGGCGGACGCCGACCGGCACGTCCGCGACGCCGAGGCCTTCACCGCGCTCGCGGCCGACCTGATCGGCGCCCGCGCCGCGGTGCGGCTGCCCACCGCGTCCTGA